One region of Streptomyces sp. NBC_00442 genomic DNA includes:
- the mgtA gene encoding magnesium-translocating P-type ATPase, giving the protein MSRSTPLELLRSLGTSPRGLVESDAEKRLLRYGENVLPARRVPSLPIIFLRSLRDPFTAVLASLALVSALVAAWATAAVIAVLVVVSCGLRAAGEHRADRSAAGLRQLVAGTATVLRRATREAAPVAREVPVDQVVPGDVVRLAPGDLVPADLRLLRATGLTMHQAALTGETLPVPKYPVDDPSAWRPAPTGPQAEPPAGPPPPDPSAAPGTGPSPDTPDPAGDFDRPELCFQGSSVASGSGTGVAIATGAGTRFATADMTPGNDRRTTAFDRSVYGISWILIRFMLLTPPLVLMANAALRGRGIETLPFAVAVAVGLTPEMLPVIVTTTLARGASALARTHQVIVKRLPALHDLGAVDVVCLDKTGTLTQDRPVVECSLGAGGAPDDSVLHWAAVNSLWTVRLAEVPSADALDEAILDAAENRSPDGADALEYDPVTALPFDPVRRLSTAVIRSPRRLGHHTLVVKGAAESVLERCALDGEERRRIAALADRMAADGLRVLAVARAERPAATRPYTPADEHGLTLTGLVGLRDASADTAAEALDALRRRGIAVKVLTGDHPGTAARACRDLGLPPGEVVTASATDALSDADLGGLADRSTVFARCSPEHKARIVRVLRERGHVTGFLGDGVNDLPALRACDVGICPPEAVDVAREAADVVLAAKDLTSLDHAVMAGRGSGAAIAGYLRITLSSNLGNVIAMLTAGLLLPFLPMLPAQVLVQNLCFDAAQLAFAYECPRAGALRHPLKLRPREVLASVTGFGVLNAAADLATFAVLAWAVSDARSETAFHAGWFTENLLTQALVMVLLRTGRGGGVPATAGVLALTGLLLPLSPLGPLIGMAALPLAYYPLLALVLTLYAGALHWLTRRTGRPEHQGHPTPA; this is encoded by the coding sequence TTGTCAAGGAGCACTCCGCTGGAGCTGCTGCGTTCACTCGGCACGAGCCCACGGGGACTGGTGGAGTCCGATGCCGAGAAACGACTCCTGCGTTATGGGGAAAACGTCCTTCCCGCGCGTCGAGTTCCGTCCCTGCCGATCATTTTTCTGCGCAGTCTGCGCGACCCGTTCACGGCCGTACTCGCCTCGCTCGCGCTGGTGTCGGCGCTCGTCGCCGCGTGGGCCACGGCCGCGGTCATCGCGGTTCTCGTGGTGGTGAGTTGCGGGCTGCGGGCGGCCGGCGAGCACCGCGCCGACCGTTCGGCGGCGGGGCTGCGGCAGCTGGTGGCCGGCACGGCGACCGTGCTGCGCAGGGCGACCCGGGAAGCGGCGCCGGTGGCGCGCGAGGTCCCGGTGGACCAGGTCGTGCCGGGCGACGTGGTACGCCTCGCGCCGGGTGATCTCGTACCGGCGGATCTGCGTCTGCTGCGGGCCACGGGATTGACGATGCATCAGGCGGCGCTGACCGGGGAGACCCTGCCGGTCCCCAAGTACCCGGTGGACGACCCCTCGGCGTGGCGGCCAGCACCGACCGGGCCCCAAGCCGAGCCGCCGGCCGGACCTCCGCCCCCCGACCCGTCCGCGGCCCCCGGCACCGGCCCGTCCCCGGACACCCCCGATCCGGCCGGCGACTTCGACCGGCCCGAACTCTGCTTCCAGGGCAGCAGCGTGGCCTCCGGCAGCGGGACCGGTGTGGCGATCGCGACCGGGGCCGGCACCCGGTTCGCGACGGCCGACATGACGCCCGGGAACGACCGGCGCACGACCGCCTTCGACCGGTCGGTGTACGGCATCTCCTGGATCCTGATCCGCTTCATGCTGCTCACCCCGCCGCTCGTCCTGATGGCCAACGCGGCGCTCCGCGGCCGCGGCATCGAGACCCTGCCGTTCGCGGTGGCCGTCGCGGTCGGGCTCACACCCGAAATGCTGCCGGTCATCGTGACGACCACGCTCGCGCGCGGCGCGTCCGCGCTGGCCCGCACCCATCAGGTGATCGTCAAGCGGCTGCCCGCACTGCACGACCTGGGCGCCGTCGACGTCGTCTGCCTGGACAAGACGGGCACCCTGACCCAGGACCGCCCGGTCGTGGAGTGCTCCCTCGGCGCGGGCGGCGCTCCCGACGACTCCGTGCTGCACTGGGCCGCCGTCAACAGCCTGTGGACTGTGCGCCTCGCAGAAGTACCCAGTGCCGACGCCCTGGACGAGGCCATCCTCGACGCGGCGGAGAACCGCTCCCCCGACGGGGCGGACGCCCTGGAGTACGACCCCGTCACCGCGCTCCCCTTCGACCCGGTACGCCGCCTGTCCACCGCCGTCATCAGGAGCCCGCGCCGGCTCGGACACCACACCCTGGTGGTGAAGGGCGCCGCCGAGAGCGTCCTTGAGCGGTGCGCGCTCGACGGCGAGGAACGCCGGCGGATCGCCGCGCTCGCCGACCGGATGGCCGCCGACGGGCTCCGCGTCCTCGCCGTGGCCCGCGCCGAACGGCCCGCGGCCACCCGCCCGTACACCCCCGCCGACGAGCACGGCCTGACCCTCACCGGCCTGGTCGGGCTGCGGGACGCTTCGGCGGACACGGCCGCCGAAGCGCTCGACGCGCTGCGGCGCAGGGGGATCGCCGTGAAGGTGCTGACCGGCGACCATCCCGGCACGGCGGCCCGCGCCTGCCGCGACCTCGGCCTGCCACCGGGCGAGGTGGTCACCGCATCGGCCACCGACGCGCTCAGCGACGCCGACCTGGGCGGACTCGCCGACAGGAGTACGGTCTTCGCGCGCTGCTCCCCCGAGCACAAGGCCCGCATCGTGCGCGTCCTGCGCGAGCGCGGACATGTCACGGGATTCCTCGGCGACGGGGTCAACGACCTGCCCGCCCTGCGCGCCTGCGACGTCGGCATCTGCCCGCCCGAAGCGGTGGACGTGGCCCGTGAGGCGGCGGACGTCGTCCTCGCGGCGAAGGATCTGACCTCGCTCGATCATGCCGTCATGGCGGGGCGCGGCAGCGGCGCCGCCATCGCCGGATACCTGCGGATCACCCTCTCCTCGAACCTCGGCAACGTCATCGCGATGCTGACCGCCGGTCTGCTGCTGCCGTTCCTGCCCATGCTCCCGGCGCAGGTCCTCGTCCAGAACCTGTGCTTCGACGCGGCCCAGTTGGCCTTCGCCTACGAGTGTCCGCGGGCCGGCGCGCTGCGGCACCCGCTGAAGCTGCGCCCGCGCGAAGTCCTCGCCTCCGTGACCGGGTTCGGGGTGCTGAACGCCGCCGCCGACCTCGCGACCTTCGCGGTACTGGCCTGGGCGGTCAGCGACGCCCGGTCCGAAACCGCCTTCCACGCCGGCTGGTTCACCGAGAACCTGCTGACCCAGGCCCTGGTGATGGTCCTGCTGCGCACGGGCCGGGGCGGCGGCGTCCCGGCCACCGCGGGCGTCCTCGCGCTGACCGGCCTGCTCCTGCCGCTCTCGCCGCTCGGCCCGCTGATCGGCATGGCCGCGCTGCCCCTGGCGTACTACCCGCTGCTCGCCCTCGTGCTCACGCTGTACGCGGGCGCCCTGCACTGGCTCACCCGGCGAACGGGGCGCCCGGAGCACCAAGGGCACCCGACCCCCGCGTAA
- a CDS encoding GNAT family N-acetyltransferase, whose product MSDTTRELPPRIGLVAWSAGDLGLLRRSNAPEMTEHLGGPESEEKVLSRHARYTAMSARPATEGRMFKVVLADTGEAVGSVGYWPHMSQGAEAYETGYGILPEFRGRGLAVAALRAVVAEARAAGGPRTLHAYPSVDHAASNATCRGAGFVCAGEVAFEYPPGTPIRSHDWWTELGDGVGPDGLGPDGVSPAAC is encoded by the coding sequence ATGAGCGACACAACCCGTGAACTGCCCCCGCGCATCGGCCTGGTGGCCTGGTCGGCAGGCGATCTCGGCCTGCTGCGCAGATCGAACGCGCCGGAGATGACCGAGCACCTCGGCGGCCCGGAGTCCGAGGAGAAGGTGCTGTCCCGGCACGCCAGGTACACCGCCATGAGCGCCCGCCCCGCCACCGAGGGCCGGATGTTCAAGGTCGTCCTCGCCGACACGGGCGAGGCCGTCGGATCGGTCGGGTACTGGCCCCACATGTCGCAGGGCGCGGAGGCGTACGAGACGGGGTACGGCATCCTGCCCGAGTTCCGGGGCCGCGGCCTGGCCGTCGCGGCGCTGCGGGCGGTCGTGGCCGAGGCCCGCGCCGCCGGCGGTCCGCGCACGCTGCACGCCTATCCGTCCGTGGACCACGCGGCATCCAACGCCACCTGCCGCGGGGCCGGATTCGTGTGCGCCGGCGAGGTCGCGTTCGAGTACCCGCCGGGCACGCCGATCCGCTCTCACGACTGGTGGACCGAACTGGGGGACGGGGTCGGTCCGGACGGGCTCGGTCCGGACGGGGTCAGTCCAGCGGCTTGTTGA